A region of Streptomyces cinnamoneus DNA encodes the following proteins:
- a CDS encoding YczE/YyaS/YitT family protein, producing MSAALQVRAGLGLAPWDVLNQGISRHTGLSIGTASIAVGVLVLLLWIPLRQRPGLGTVSNVLVIGLALDATLSLTPRPESLWARIPLLLVAVVLCGLATGLYIAPRFGPGPRDGLMTGLHKRTGRSVRFVRTCIEVAVLATGFALGGSLGVGTVLFAVAIGPLAQFFLKVFALPETGGPSEAEPISPILPAHDVPDPV from the coding sequence ATGAGCGCCGCGTTGCAGGTGCGCGCGGGGCTGGGGCTGGCGCCGTGGGACGTGCTGAACCAGGGCATCTCCCGGCACACGGGGCTGTCGATCGGCACGGCCAGCATCGCCGTGGGCGTGCTGGTGCTGCTGCTGTGGATACCCCTGCGGCAGCGCCCCGGACTGGGCACGGTCTCCAACGTGCTGGTGATCGGCCTGGCCCTGGACGCGACGCTGAGCCTCACGCCGCGCCCGGAGTCGCTGTGGGCGCGGATCCCTCTGCTGCTGGTCGCGGTCGTGCTGTGCGGGCTGGCGACCGGGCTCTACATCGCGCCGCGCTTCGGGCCGGGTCCGCGGGACGGGCTGATGACCGGCCTGCACAAGAGGACGGGCCGCTCGGTGCGGTTCGTGCGGACGTGCATCGAGGTGGCCGTGCTGGCGACGGGCTTCGCCCTGGGCGGCTCGCTGGGCGTGGGCACCGTGCTCTTCGCGGTGGCGATCGGACCCCTGGCGCAGTTCTTCCTGAAGGTCTTCGCCCTGCCGGAAACAGGCGGCCCCAGCGAAGCGGAACCCATTTCTCCGATCTTGCCCGCGCACGATGTTCCGGACCCGGTTTAG
- a CDS encoding glycoside hydrolase, which translates to MHFTNSSRTARAAAVALAVTLPCVTLVTGAADATSPPAQAVRVHDHLVDVPVAGGTATIDTTTLRVTARTASGSVELSAPAAGAPGTPGRVTTTADGARWTYGNTGLTVTARAEKGRLLVSVRSTGSADHTLKWPVTGGDPAASALQLPRGEGLSIPVGDTFWNSPEAGLAGSSTGMDSGLTLPLWGYTTGRTGVSYLVPTDIGTTLDIASEKGRLRTTAAHTFSRGDGTTDYTVAFSLTDGSPVAPAVDYRAWMKEHGQLGSLKRKIEAVPANKKLLGAFHAYVWGKARTPEGIRKLRALGVDRMWIGYDSGPNPMNAAAVSAAKEAGYLVGPYDSFANGQDPATSDTPTSTWPDKVYPDFCVQRADKTPEPGFHDRGCYLSTEAFEKAEPTRHYLADRTRQMTANGADSYFLDVDAAGELWRDHSPSHPQTKAQDRANRLARMKRLADGDKLALGSEAAGAWSNQVLSYDHGSGTPVHDGLWKAERDKQKWGGYAPEKAPDTFFKPAELPADVAKAMYDPTYRVPLFETALHDSLVNVERWELSYDKLPRQKTDRALLAMLYNTPLNFVISGDSLDKQGGELAALQKYFAPLHQAAGTEPMTGFRTLTPDRTVQRTSFGDGTLTVTANFGPKTYDGLPGGCVDARLKGDKEARRLCPADVNR; encoded by the coding sequence ATGCACTTCACCAACTCCAGCCGCACCGCTCGTGCCGCCGCGGTCGCCCTCGCGGTGACCCTCCCCTGCGTCACGCTCGTCACCGGCGCGGCCGACGCCACCTCCCCGCCGGCCCAGGCGGTCCGCGTCCACGACCACCTCGTGGACGTCCCCGTGGCCGGCGGCACCGCCACGATCGACACCACCACCCTGCGCGTCACGGCCCGTACGGCCTCCGGCAGCGTCGAGCTGTCCGCGCCCGCCGCCGGTGCCCCCGGCACCCCCGGCCGCGTGACCACCACGGCCGACGGCGCCCGCTGGACGTACGGGAACACCGGACTGACCGTCACCGCCCGCGCCGAGAAGGGCCGCCTGCTGGTCTCCGTCCGGTCCACCGGCAGCGCCGACCACACCCTGAAGTGGCCCGTCACGGGCGGCGATCCGGCCGCCTCCGCCCTCCAGCTGCCGCGCGGGGAGGGCCTGTCCATCCCCGTCGGCGACACCTTCTGGAACTCGCCCGAGGCCGGCCTGGCCGGCAGCTCGACCGGCATGGACTCCGGGCTCACCCTGCCCCTGTGGGGCTACACCACCGGCCGCACCGGCGTCAGCTACCTCGTGCCCACCGACATCGGCACCACGCTGGACATCGCCTCCGAGAAGGGCAGGCTGCGCACCACCGCCGCCCACACGTTCTCCCGCGGTGACGGCACCACCGACTACACCGTCGCCTTCAGCCTCACCGACGGCTCCCCGGTCGCCCCCGCCGTCGACTACCGCGCCTGGATGAAGGAGCACGGCCAACTCGGCAGCCTCAAGCGCAAGATCGAGGCCGTCCCCGCCAACAAGAAGCTGCTCGGCGCCTTCCACGCCTACGTGTGGGGCAAGGCCCGTACGCCCGAAGGCATACGGAAGCTGCGGGCGCTCGGCGTCGACAGGATGTGGATCGGCTACGACTCCGGCCCCAACCCCATGAACGCCGCCGCCGTCAGCGCCGCCAAGGAGGCCGGCTACCTCGTCGGTCCCTACGACTCCTTCGCCAACGGCCAGGACCCCGCCACCTCCGACACCCCCACCTCCACCTGGCCGGACAAGGTCTACCCCGACTTCTGCGTCCAGCGGGCCGACAAGACCCCCGAGCCCGGCTTCCACGACCGCGGCTGCTACCTGAGCACCGAGGCGTTCGAGAAGGCCGAGCCCACCCGCCACTACCTCGCCGACCGCACCCGGCAGATGACCGCCAACGGCGCCGACAGCTACTTCCTCGACGTCGACGCGGCCGGTGAGCTGTGGCGCGACCACAGCCCGTCCCACCCCCAGACCAAGGCCCAGGACCGTGCGAACCGCCTCGCCCGCATGAAGCGCCTGGCCGACGGCGACAAGCTGGCCCTCGGCTCCGAGGCCGCCGGCGCCTGGTCCAACCAGGTCCTCTCCTACGACCACGGCTCGGGCACCCCCGTGCACGACGGCCTGTGGAAGGCCGAGCGGGACAAGCAGAAGTGGGGCGGCTACGCCCCCGAGAAGGCTCCCGACACCTTCTTCAAGCCCGCCGAACTGCCGGCGGACGTCGCCAAGGCCATGTACGACCCCACGTACCGCGTCCCGCTGTTCGAGACGGCCCTCCACGACTCCCTCGTCAACGTCGAGCGCTGGGAGCTGTCGTACGACAAGCTGCCGCGCCAGAAGACCGACCGGGCGCTGCTGGCGATGCTCTACAACACCCCCCTCAACTTCGTCATCAGCGGCGACTCCCTCGACAAGCAGGGCGGCGAACTGGCCGCTCTCCAGAAGTACTTCGCCCCCCTGCACCAGGCGGCGGGCACCGAGCCGATGACCGGCTTCCGCACCCTCACGCCGGACCGCACGGTCCAGCGCACGTCCTTCGGCGACGGCACGCTCACCGTGACCGCGAACTTCGGCCCGAAGACGTACGACGGACTGCCGGGCGGTTGTGTCGACGCGAGGCTGAAGGGCGACAAGGAGGCGCGCCGCCTCTGCCCGGCGGACGTCAACCGGTAG
- a CDS encoding polyprenol monophosphomannose synthase codes for MTDAGQRRYGPLGTTLVIIPTYNEAENIKPIVARVREAVPEAHVLVADDNSPDGTGKLADELAAEDDHVKVLHRKGKEGLGAAYLAGFRWGLEHGYGVLVEMDADGSHQPEELPRLLTALAGADLVLGSRWVPGGRVVNWPRSREFLSRGGSTYSRLMLDVPIRDVTGGFRAFRRETLEGLGMEDVASQGYCFQVDLAWRAVKAGFHVVEVPITFVERELGDSKMSRDIVAEALWRVTSWGIGSRVGKALGRKES; via the coding sequence GTGACAGACGCCGGTCAGCGGAGATACGGCCCGCTCGGCACGACCTTGGTGATCATTCCGACCTACAACGAGGCGGAGAACATCAAGCCCATCGTCGCCCGGGTGCGGGAAGCCGTACCGGAGGCGCACGTCCTCGTCGCCGACGACAACAGTCCCGACGGCACCGGCAAGCTCGCCGACGAGCTCGCGGCCGAGGACGACCACGTCAAGGTGCTGCACCGCAAGGGCAAGGAGGGGCTCGGCGCCGCCTACCTGGCCGGCTTCCGCTGGGGCCTGGAGCACGGCTACGGCGTCCTGGTGGAGATGGACGCCGACGGCTCCCACCAGCCCGAGGAGCTGCCCCGCCTGCTCACCGCGCTGGCCGGCGCCGACCTGGTGCTCGGCTCGCGCTGGGTGCCCGGCGGCCGGGTGGTGAACTGGCCCAGGTCCCGCGAGTTCCTCTCCCGGGGCGGCTCCACCTACTCCCGGCTGATGCTCGACGTGCCGATCCGCGACGTCACCGGCGGCTTCCGGGCCTTCCGCAGGGAGACCCTGGAAGGGCTGGGCATGGAGGACGTGGCCTCCCAGGGCTACTGCTTCCAGGTCGACCTGGCCTGGCGTGCGGTGAAGGCCGGGTTCCACGTCGTGGAGGTGCCCATCACCTTCGTCGAGCGCGAACTGGGCGACAGCAAGATGAGCCGCGACATCGTCGCGGAGGCGCTGTGGCGGGTCACCTCGTGGGGCATCGGCTCGCGGGTCGGCAAGGCCCTGGGCCGCAAGGAGTCGTAA
- the fxsA gene encoding FxsA family membrane protein has protein sequence MTFGTQQQPVNSRPPRRSRARRIVPLGVAVWAVLEIWLLTLVAHAAGGLAVLALLAAGVVLGSYVIKRAGRRAWQRLTQSLQTAPGATPAPEEGGGNALTMLGGLLLMVPGLISDAAGLLCLFPPTRALLRGAVGRRLDRAGGPVGGLGDAYRQARAGGPQDGKVVQGEVVHHDEPPAPRHDDPQLPR, from the coding sequence ATGACGTTCGGAACGCAGCAGCAGCCCGTGAACAGCCGACCGCCCCGGCGGAGCCGCGCCCGCAGGATCGTTCCCCTGGGCGTGGCGGTCTGGGCGGTCCTGGAGATCTGGCTGCTGACCTTGGTGGCCCACGCCGCGGGCGGGCTGGCCGTGCTGGCCCTGCTGGCCGCCGGAGTGGTCCTCGGCTCGTACGTGATCAAACGGGCCGGGCGGCGGGCCTGGCAGCGGCTGACCCAGTCCCTGCAGACCGCCCCGGGGGCGACGCCGGCGCCCGAGGAGGGCGGCGGCAACGCCCTGACGATGCTGGGCGGGCTGCTGCTGATGGTGCCGGGCCTGATCTCCGACGCGGCCGGGCTGCTCTGCCTCTTCCCGCCGACCCGCGCGCTGCTGCGGGGGGCCGTGGGGCGGCGCCTGGACCGCGCGGGCGGCCCCGTCGGAGGTCTCGGGGACGCCTACCGCCAGGCGCGCGCGGGCGGGCCGCAGGACGGCAAGGTCGTCCAGGGCGAGGTCGTCCACCACGACGAGCCGCCGGCGCCCCGCCACGACGACCCCCAGCTGCCGCGCTGA
- a CDS encoding PLP-dependent aminotransferase family protein — MTQWTSSVGAPQLARLLGSQHARDTVTSLGARRAPAYRSLADGIRLLVLEGRVPVAARLPAERELAAALAVSRTTVAAAYEALRGEGFLESRRGSGSWTAVPAGSPLPSRGLDPLPPEAAASVIDLGCAALTAPEPWLSRAFQGALEELPPYAHTHGDYPAGLPVLRQAIADRYTARGIPTMPEQIMVTTGAMGAVAAICRMMAGRGERVAVESPSYANVLQLMREAGARLVPVAMADGLAGWDLPAWRQVLRDAAPRMAYVIADFHNPTGALAPEEQRRELVEAARAAGTLLVADETMSDLLLDPDVDMPRPVCAFDPAGSAVITVGSASKSFWAGLRIGWVRAAPDVIRGLIAARAYADLATPVFDQLAVTWLLTTDGWDESIAIRRATTRANRDALLASLGRHLPDWEFTVPHGGLTLWVRTGGLSGSRIAEAGERLGVRVPSGPRFGVDGAFEGYVRLPFTVGEAVAEEAAARLAEAARLVASGATAALETPRTYVA, encoded by the coding sequence ATGACTCAGTGGACCTCTTCCGTGGGGGCGCCACAGCTGGCGCGCCTCCTCGGATCACAGCACGCCCGCGACACGGTCACCTCGCTCGGCGCCCGGCGGGCGCCCGCCTACCGCAGCCTCGCGGACGGCATCCGGCTGCTCGTCCTCGAGGGCCGGGTGCCGGTCGCGGCCCGGCTGCCCGCCGAACGGGAGCTGGCCGCCGCCCTGGCCGTCAGCCGCACCACCGTGGCCGCCGCCTACGAGGCGCTGCGCGGCGAGGGCTTCCTGGAGTCCCGGCGCGGCTCCGGGAGCTGGACCGCGGTGCCCGCCGGGAGCCCCCTGCCCAGCCGGGGCCTCGACCCGCTGCCGCCGGAGGCCGCGGCCTCGGTGATCGACCTGGGCTGCGCCGCCCTGACCGCCCCCGAGCCCTGGCTCAGCCGCGCCTTCCAGGGCGCGCTCGAGGAGCTGCCGCCCTACGCCCACACCCACGGCGACTACCCCGCGGGCCTGCCCGTCCTGCGCCAGGCCATCGCCGACCGCTACACCGCCCGCGGCATCCCCACCATGCCCGAGCAGATCATGGTCACCACCGGGGCCATGGGGGCCGTCGCCGCCATCTGCCGGATGATGGCCGGGCGCGGCGAGCGGGTCGCCGTCGAGTCGCCCTCGTACGCCAACGTGCTGCAGCTGATGCGCGAGGCGGGCGCCCGGCTGGTGCCCGTGGCCATGGCCGACGGGCTCGCCGGCTGGGACCTGCCCGCCTGGCGCCAGGTCCTGCGCGACGCCGCCCCGCGGATGGCCTACGTCATCGCCGACTTCCACAACCCCACCGGCGCCCTCGCCCCCGAGGAGCAGCGCCGGGAGCTGGTCGAGGCGGCCCGGGCCGCCGGCACCCTGCTGGTCGCCGACGAGACCATGTCCGACCTGCTGCTCGACCCGGACGTCGACATGCCGCGTCCCGTCTGCGCCTTCGACCCCGCCGGCAGCGCGGTCATCACCGTCGGCTCGGCCAGCAAGTCCTTCTGGGCGGGCCTGCGCATCGGCTGGGTCCGCGCGGCCCCCGACGTGATCCGCGGCCTGATCGCCGCCCGCGCCTACGCCGACCTCGCCACGCCCGTCTTCGACCAGCTCGCCGTGACGTGGCTGCTGACCACCGACGGCTGGGACGAGTCCATCGCCATCCGGCGCGCCACCACGCGCGCCAACCGCGACGCCCTCCTCGCCTCGCTCGGACGGCACCTGCCCGACTGGGAGTTCACCGTTCCGCACGGGGGCCTGACCCTGTGGGTGCGCACCGGCGGGCTGTCCGGTTCGCGCATCGCGGAGGCGGGGGAGCGGCTGGGCGTACGGGTGCCCTCGGGGCCGCGCTTCGGGGTCGACGGGGCCTTCGAGGGGTACGTGCGCCTGCCGTTCACGGTCGGGGAGGCGGTGGCCGAGGAGGCCGCCGCCCGCCTCGCCGAGGCCGCCCGCCTCGTGGCCAGCGGCGCCACCGCCGCCCTGGAGACGCCCCGGACCTACGTGGCCTGA
- a CDS encoding RNA polymerase-binding protein RbpA, protein MSERALRGTRLVVTSYETDRGIDLAPRQAVEYACPNGHRFEMPFSVEAEIPPEWECKACGAVALLVDGDGPEEKKGKPARTHWDMLMERRTREELEEVLAERLAVLRSGAMNIAVHPRDTRKSA, encoded by the coding sequence ATGAGTGAGCGAGCTCTCCGCGGCACGCGACTTGTGGTTACCAGCTACGAGACCGACCGCGGCATCGATCTGGCCCCGCGCCAGGCGGTGGAGTACGCATGCCCGAACGGCCATCGATTTGAGATGCCGTTCTCGGTAGAGGCGGAGATTCCGCCGGAGTGGGAGTGCAAGGCGTGCGGCGCCGTGGCACTCCTGGTGGACGGCGACGGTCCTGAGGAGAAGAAGGGCAAGCCTGCGCGTACGCACTGGGACATGCTCATGGAGCGGCGTACCCGCGAGGAGCTGGAGGAGGTGCTGGCCGAGAGGCTGGCCGTCCTGCGCTCCGGTGCCATGAACATCGCGGTGCACCCGCGGGACACCCGCAAGTCCGCCTGA
- a CDS encoding ankyrin repeat domain-containing protein, translated as MPEQTPETDEPAHDPEVLQLAAKVFDLARHGDTDTLAAYVDAGVPANLTNDKGDSLVMLAAYHGHDRAVLALLERGADPNRPNDRGQTPLAGAVFKGESEVVRVLVEHGADPAAGVPSALDTAAMFARQDLLDLLQGG; from the coding sequence ATGCCCGAGCAGACTCCCGAGACCGACGAGCCCGCACACGACCCCGAGGTGCTCCAGCTCGCGGCCAAGGTCTTCGACCTGGCGCGACACGGGGACACCGACACCCTCGCCGCTTATGTGGACGCGGGCGTTCCGGCCAATCTCACCAACGACAAGGGCGACTCGCTCGTCATGCTCGCCGCCTACCACGGCCACGACCGGGCGGTCCTCGCGCTGCTCGAGCGCGGTGCCGATCCCAATCGGCCCAACGACCGGGGCCAGACCCCGCTCGCGGGTGCCGTCTTCAAGGGCGAGAGCGAGGTCGTGCGCGTCCTGGTCGAGCACGGCGCCGACCCGGCCGCGGGAGTGCCCTCGGCGCTCGACACCGCGGCCATGTTCGCCCGCCAGGACCTGCTGGACCTGCTCCAGGGCGGCTGA